DNA sequence from the Bufo bufo chromosome 3, aBufBuf1.1, whole genome shotgun sequence genome:
CTTTTCGTACCCAGGACTCAGGCCAccgacccgcacaccactgcccttcACAGTACGCCCCAAAACCCGCTCCACCCGCAGCATCCGTAAACAATTCGCAATCAAACGCATCAACCACCCCCCCCATAACTAATGCTCTGCCATTAAACTGTTTTAAAAAGGAATCCCAAACTTTCAAATCCCCTTTCAACTCACTGCCTAGTCTAATAAAATGGTGGGGAGACACCACCCCTCCTGTCGCCGAAGCCAACCTCCTACTAAAAATGCGGCCCATAGGTAGGATTCTGCATGCAAAATTTAATTTGCCCAACAAAGACTGCAGGTCCCGCAGACGAATCTTTTTTGCTGTCAATGCCGCCGCCACCTCTGTTCTTAAATCTGACACTTTGTCTACTggtagcctacactccatccgctgTGTATCTATGACAATACCCAAAAAGCTTAGCTCAGTAGCcggccccaccgttttgtccaccGCTAACGGGACTCCAAAACACTCAAAAACAGACTGTAATGTGGATAACAACAACGAACAAACCCTAGATCCCCCCGGCCCCAAACAcaggaaatcatccaaataatgaatgacAGAGTGACAACCTGATTCCTGAACCACCACCCACTCCAGAAAAGAACTAAAACGCTCAAAATATGCACACGATATTGAAcagcccattggcaaacacctatccacaaaatatgcGCCATTCCAAAAACAACCCAGTAAATACAAACTATCCGGGTGAACTGGCAACAACCGAAATGCCGCTTCAATGTCACATTTTGCCAACAGGGTACCCGGACCCAGCTTCCTTACCCAttccacagccgcatcaaaggaagCATAAACCACAGAACAAAGTTCCGGGTCAatgccctcattgaccgacgcacccttaGGGAATGATAAATGGTGGATGAGCCTAAATTtattaggctccttcttagggaTCAAACCCAAAGGGGAAACTCGCAAGTTACTGATGGGTGATGTAACAAACGGACCATCCATCCTCCCTAGGGAAACCTCTTTAGCTAACTTTCCTGTCACTATGTCCGGGAACTGCAATGCCGAGCGCAAATTCTTCCGCTTCTCTAAGACTGGTAACGGGTGTGAAGGTATATGAAAACCGAACTTAAACCCTGAATACAAAAATTCAGCTAACTCCTGGTTCGGATATCTATTTAGATGCCCCACCATCCTTTCCACTCGCACTGGGGTCTGCCCCTTTTGCAAAActatccccccccctttgtctaccccctctaaaacatctgctagccccatggcccccgccacacacgGAACATTCATGCCTAAATTTGCATTTTTGGCCGAATTTGCAACTTCcctcattgaaaaggaagcagtATCCTCTTCCAACTGGGGGCGTCCCTGTACCTTGCTGTACCCCAACCCCTGACTCACTCCGAAAGGACTGACCACTCCTACCTGGCGCTGTCACCCTCATCCATAAcgcaatgtccttatg
Encoded proteins:
- the LOC120995190 gene encoding uncharacterized protein LOC120995190; its protein translation is MREVANSAKNANLGMNVPCVAGAMGLADVLEGVDKGGGIVLQKGQTPVRVERMVGHLNRYPNQELAEFLYSGFKFGFHIPSHPLPVLEKRKNLRSALQFPDIVTGKLAKEVSLGRMDGPFVTSPISNLRVSPLGLIPKKEPNKFRLIHHLSFPKGASVNEGIDPELCSVVYASFDAAVEWVRKLGPGTLLAKCDIEAAFRLLPVHPDSLYLLGCFWNGAYFVDRCLPMGCSISCAYFERFSSFLEWVVVQESGCHSVIHYLDDFLCLGPGGSRVCSLLLSTLQSVFECFGVPLAVDKTVGPATELSFLGIVIDTQRMECRLPVDKVSDLRTEVAAALTAKKIRLRDLQSLLGKLNFACRILPMGRIFSRRLASATGGVVSPHHFIRLGSELKGDLKVWDSFLKQFNGRALVMGGVVDAFDCELFTDAAGGAGFGAYCEGQWCAGRWPESWVRKGWVKNVALLELFPIVLAVTLWGEKFRHKKVRFHCDNLGVVQAINSVTASSPPVICLLQQLVLRCLSLNAWVFAVHVPGSSNCIADALSRFQWERFRQLAPEASQVGLVCPESLWEILEVMPRY